A stretch of Lathyrus oleraceus cultivar Zhongwan6 chromosome 6, CAAS_Psat_ZW6_1.0, whole genome shotgun sequence DNA encodes these proteins:
- the LOC127097784 gene encoding endoglucanase 9-like: protein MAFTTTMLSWSTIEYGKRMGPQMKEARAAIRYAADYFLKCATSTPGRLYVGVGDPNVDHKCWERPEDTDTVRTVYYVSSKNPVSDVAAETAAALAAASIVFRKVDPSYSELLLRTAQKVYQFALQYQGSYSNSLGSAACPFYCSYSGFKDELLWGAAWLFRATNAIYYYKLVKSLGADDQPDIFSWDNKYAGAHVLLSKRALLNGDKNFDQYRQEADNFMCKVLPNSPPSTTQCTQGGLMFKLPESNLQYVTAITFLLTTYSKYMSATKHTFNCGNVFITTNTCRQANILVQLVHELT, encoded by the coding sequence ATGGCATTCACAACAACAATGCTATCATGGAGCACAATTGAATATGGTAAAAGAATGGGACCTCAAATGAAAGAAGCACGTGCCGCGATTCGTTATGCCGCCGATTATTTCCTCAAATGCGCAACATCAACACCCGGAAGACTTTATGTCGGTGTCGGAGATCCAAACGTCGATCACAAATGCTGGGAAAGACCAGAAGATACGGATACTGTTAGAACTGTTTATTATGTATCTTCGAAGAATCCCGTTTCTGATGTTGCTGCTGAAACTGCCGCCGCACTTGCTGCAGCTTCTATTGTTTTCAGAAAAGTTGATCCATCTTATTCTGAGCTTTTGTTGAGAACTGCACAGAAGGTTTATCAGTTTGCTTTGCAGTATCAAGGTTCATATAGTAATTCACTCGGTTCCGCTGCTTGTCCGTTTTATTGCTCATATTCCGGATTCAAGGATGAACTATTGTGGGGAGCTGCATGGCTTTTTAGAGCAACAAATGCAATTTACTATTACAAATTGGTGAAATCTTTGGGAGCTGATGATCAACCTGATATCTTCAGTTGGGATAACAAATATGCTGGTGCACATGTTCTTCTTTCAAAGAGAGCATTGTTGAACGGCGATAAGAACTTTGACCAGTATAGACAAGAAGCCGATAACTTTATGTGCAAGGTCTTGCCTAACTCACCCCCTTCAACTACACAATGTACGCAAGGAGGACTCATGTTCAAGTTACCTGAGAGCAATCTCCAATATGTGACAGCTATAACATTCTTGCTTACAACCTATTCAAAGTATATGTCAGCAACAAAACACACATTTAACTGCGGCAACGTCTTCATCACAACCAATACCTGTAGACAAGCCAACATCCTTGTTCAGCTAGTCCATGAACTAACTTGA